A window of Symphalangus syndactylus isolate Jambi chromosome 24, NHGRI_mSymSyn1-v2.1_pri, whole genome shotgun sequence contains these coding sequences:
- the FITM2 gene encoding acyl-coenzyme A diphosphatase FITM2, producing the protein MEHLERCEWLLRGTLVRAAVRRYLPWALVASMLAGSLLKELSPLPESYLSNKRNVLNMYFVKVAWAWTFCLLLPFIALTNYHLTGKAGLVLRRLSTLLVGTAIWYICTSIFSNIEHYTGSCYQSPALEGVRKEHQSKQQCHQEGGFWHGFDISGHSFLLTFCALMIVEEMSVLHEVKTDRSHCLHTVITTLVVALGILTFIWVLMFLCTAVYFHNLSQKVFGTLFGLLSWYGTYGFWYPKAFSPGLPPQSCSLNLKQDSYKK; encoded by the exons ATGGAGCATCTGGAGCGCTGCGAGTGGTTGTTGCGGGGGACGCTGGTGCGGGCGGCCGTTCGGCGCTACCTGCCCTGGGCCCTGGTGGCCTCCATGCTGGCGGGCTCCCTCCTCAAGGAGTTGTCTCCGCTGCCCGAGAGCTACCTCAGCAACAAGCGCAACGTCCTCAACAT GTATTTTGTCAAAGTGGCCTGGGCTTGGACGTTCTGTCTCCTCCTGCCTTTCATTGCCCTCACCAACTACCATCTGACCGGCAAGGCTGGCCTGGTCCTGCGGCGGCTGAGCACCCTGCTTGTGGGCACGGCCATCTGGTACATCTGCACCTCCATCTTCTCCAACATCGAACACTACACGGGCAGCTGCTACCAGTCCCCGGCCCTGGAGGGGGTCAGAAAGGAACACCAGAGCAAGCAGCAATGCCACCAGGAAGGAGGCTTTTGGCATGGCTTTGACATCTCAGGTCACTCCTTCCTGCTGACCTTCTGCGCCCTCATGATTGTAGAAGAGATGTCTGTGCTGCACGAGGTGAAGACAGACCGAAGCCACTGCCTCCACACCGTCATCACCACCCTGGTTGTGGCCCTGGGCATTCTGACTTTCATCTGGGTGTTGATGTTTCTGTGCACAGCTGTTTATTTCCACAACTTGTCCCAGAAGGTGTTTGGCACCTTGTTCGGTTTGTTGAGCTGGTACGGGACATATGGGTTTTGGTATCCGAAAGCCTTTTCCCCAGGACTTCCTCCCCAGAGCTGTAGTTTGAATTTGAAGCAAGATAGTTACAAGAAATAA